CTCGGTCAACTCCCCGCCGCTGGTTTTAAATTCAGTGCAATCCCGCCAAAGTTTAAAGGTGTGGGTACTTTCCCGGTAAGGGCTATGGCAAAGGTTATAGTTTAGGCAGCACCCCCACCTATTGTCCGAATTCCTCATCAACAGTATCGCTCAGATCGTACAGCAGCCATTGCTTTTCGTTTATCTGCCGGGTTTTTGATCGCAACAACCGGAGAAAATCGTTAACACCCATCGGTTCGTTGCCATTACCGTGAATAAGGACTATGCTGCCGTTCTGCGCCCGCTGCCCTTTGGCCAGCCATGCATCCGACCCGATAGGTATAAGGCCGTAAGCTGTTATTTTATAAACCAGTTGCTGATCGGATACCAATCCCGGGAAGCGGAAAAATACCGAAGGCACCAGTCCGTTCCGCAGCATCAGTTTTTCGGTGGCCAGCACTTCATAATTGATGTCGGTGCCGGGTTCCAGCAGGAAATTTTCTTTAAGCGGTGCTGTTTTGCTTACCCGGTGGTTGTAGGAGTGATTGACCCAGGTGATGCGAATATCGCCCTGGTTGCGCAATTTTTTCAGCCAGTCAAGATCCTGTAAATGATTTTTCATCCAAAGGCCGCTTACCGATAGCGCTATGGGTGCAGGCCTTTCCACCTTCTTAAATTCATGGAACATCGCCTCAAACAATCGCTTGTCCAGTGGTTTGTGCGATGGACACAGATCGGCGGTAAGGCTGATGCCCGCTTCGGTGGGTAAGCCGCGCTCGATGCCCGCGTCCTGGATGTTTACCGATTGTTTTTCGGCTGCGTTGATGGCCCTTTCATAAGCGGTTTTTAAGAAGCGGGCACGCGTTTGTTCCAGCGTCATTTCCTTAACCTGGTAAAAACTGGTTTCGTTTACCTTGGTCTGCAACGTAAGCGGGTCTACCAGCAGCAAGTAGTCCCTGCCATTATTTTCAAAGCGGCGCAGTATCAACCAATCCTGCGGGTAATTATGTGCCCAGCCGTAGTAGACACGATAATTGACGATGTTCAAAAAATTTTGCTGGGCACGGCAAATGAAAGCAGGCAACGTAACAATTAACAACAGCAAAAGGCGCCGGGACAGATTTTTCATATTAAGCTCACAAATAAACGAATCCTAAAATTGTTTGGCTTTGTTAAACAAGTAATAATGATATTTACCGCATAAATAATAGCGCCATGACCCGTTTGTCTGTCAATATTAACAAAATTGCCACGCTGCGTAACTCGCGTGGAGGGAATAACCCCGACTTAATACAAGTTGCCAAAGATTGTGAGCGCTTTGGTGCGCAGGGTATTACCGTGCATCCGCGACCGGATGAAAGGCATATCCGTTACCAGGATGTATTCGATCTGAAAAAGATCGTGACGACTGAATTCAATATCGAGGGCAACTGCCAGGAGCAAAAGTTCATCGACCTGGTACTAGCTAACAAGCCCGAACAGGTGACCCTGGTGCCTGATGCTTTGGGGCAGATCACATCCAACCATGGATGGGATACCATTAAATACCAACAATATCTGAAAGATATCATCAAAATATTTAAAGACGCGGGTATACGGGTATCGATCTTTGTTGACCCGGTTGTGGAAATGGTGGAGGCCGCAGTAACTACCGGGACCGACCGTATTGAATTGTATACCGAAGGTTATGCGAGCCATTATCACAAGGATAAGGAACAGGCAATAGCGCCTTATACGGAAGCTGCCGAAGCTGCCCAAAAAGTTGGCCTTGGGATCAACGCGGGGCACGACCTTGACCTGCACAACCTGAAATATTTCGCCCAAAACATACCCGGCCTTTTAGAAATAAGTATTGGACATGCACTTATCTGCGATGCCCTTTATTATGGATTAGAGAATACCATACAAATGTACCTGCGGCAATTAGCTTAACGGATAATGGTTATACTGCCCGATATTTTGCCGTAACAGATGGGCTGCTTTACATCGAGGATATAATAATAGGCCCCAGCGGGCAAAGGCGAGCCGTTATGCGTACCGTCGAACGGCACCGGGTAGTCGATGGAGTGATAGATCAGTTTGCCGTAGCGGGTAAATATCTTCAGGTCGGCACCGGGGAATTTGTCGATGCCATTTATTGCCCAGGTATCGTTAACGCCGTCGCTATTGGGTGTAAATGCATTTGGTATTTTGATGGATACGACAACGGTTTCGGTAACTTTCGTGCGGTCGCTTTCACAATCTTTACTTACCCGTGTAACATAATAATCGGTGGTCTGATCAACCTGTTTATAAAATATCCCGGTTTTGCTTGAATCGATTGGTACGGTTGATGTCGGTGAGTCGTATAGCCTGAACAGTTTTGAAGTGTCCACATTGGTCACTGTAATATTGATCAGGCTTGGGAGACATGAAGTAGTGCCTTCGGCTATAGGGGGTACCAGGGCAGGCGATATATTATTGAGTGTAAAGACAGCCTTACCGCGACAGCCAGCTACCGTAATAATTTTAAGTTGATAAGTACCGGCCCCAACTTTCGACAGAATCTTGTTTTTGCCGACAACCTGACCAGTATTAACGTCTGTCCATGTATATTGGTCCCCCTTTGATTCCTTATAACCTTTTATAACAGGGGCGATATAGCCGAGATGCTGATTGCAGCGGTCGTTTACAACTTCAGTCTCCGTTTGCGATATATAAACATTTGCTTCTGTGAGTGTGTAAGTACCCAATAATACCGAACAGTTGTTATCATCTTGAACATACAGATAGAAAATGCCGCCGTATAGGCCTGTGGCAGTAAGTACGGGGTTTGGATTGTCACCTGTTATTACTCCGTCAAAAAGATGACTGCCGGTTGAGTCGGTAAAATAAAATTT
Above is a window of Mucilaginibacter ginsenosidivorans DNA encoding:
- a CDS encoding polysaccharide deacetylase family protein, giving the protein MKNLSRRLLLLLIVTLPAFICRAQQNFLNIVNYRVYYGWAHNYPQDWLILRRFENNGRDYLLLVDPLTLQTKVNETSFYQVKEMTLEQTRARFLKTAYERAINAAEKQSVNIQDAGIERGLPTEAGISLTADLCPSHKPLDKRLFEAMFHEFKKVERPAPIALSVSGLWMKNHLQDLDWLKKLRNQGDIRITWVNHSYNHRVSKTAPLKENFLLEPGTDINYEVLATEKLMLRNGLVPSVFFRFPGLVSDQQLVYKITAYGLIPIGSDAWLAKGQRAQNGSIVLIHGNGNEPMGVNDFLRLLRSKTRQINEKQWLLYDLSDTVDEEFGQ
- a CDS encoding pyridoxine 5'-phosphate synthase, yielding MTRLSVNINKIATLRNSRGGNNPDLIQVAKDCERFGAQGITVHPRPDERHIRYQDVFDLKKIVTTEFNIEGNCQEQKFIDLVLANKPEQVTLVPDALGQITSNHGWDTIKYQQYLKDIIKIFKDAGIRVSIFVDPVVEMVEAAVTTGTDRIELYTEGYASHYHKDKEQAIAPYTEAAEAAQKVGLGINAGHDLDLHNLKYFAQNIPGLLEISIGHALICDALYYGLENTIQMYLRQLA
- a CDS encoding gliding motility-associated C-terminal domain-containing protein, whose product is MVVTNADCQEANGSITGIKIISTSTKINYTWYNSAKTIVGHTADLKNIPAGLYYLMISDNSDCVNNITSKKILVANENAISMDESGASTIDASCGNGGAISGISVIGATEYDWYNIATKTIVSASIISPDLLNVQPGEYQLNAHNSTCQSISRIYTISSEVKVPKVIDYSTVDPICPVDNGSISVTLSIQSQQPKLKFYFTDSTGSHLFDGVITGDNPNPVLTATGLYGGIFYLYVQDDNNCSVLLGTYTLTEANVYISQTETEVVNDRCNQHLGYIAPVIKGYKESKGDQYTWTDVNTGQVVGKNKILSKVGAGTYQLKIITVAGCRGKAVFTLNNISPALVPPIAEGTTSCLPSLINITVTNVDTSKLFRLYDSPTSTVPIDSSKTGIFYKQVDQTTDYYVTRVSKDCESDRTKVTETVVVSIKIPNAFTPNSDGVNDTWAINGIDKFPGADLKIFTRYGKLIYHSIDYPVPFDGTHNGSPLPAGAYYYILDVKQPICYGKISGSITIIR